One window of the Oncorhynchus gorbuscha isolate QuinsamMale2020 ecotype Even-year linkage group LG17, OgorEven_v1.0, whole genome shotgun sequence genome contains the following:
- the LOC124001127 gene encoding ATP-dependent RNA helicase TDRD9-like isoform X2 translates to MKKAITAEQITEWFTLGTHFANILITDEVPKEVKLEESSIQSPAKASQQQGSPKRYDSDGGLRNKTGKPDFLASSPPPPLTTYEYPSLPITKNRQEIISLIENNSVVIIRGATGSGKTTLLPQFILDYYSEKNAPCNLVVTQPRKIGASSIARWVARERKCTLGSLVGYQVGLEKMVTEHTRLIYMTTGVLLQKLVGAKSLTEYSHIFIDEVHERTEELDFLLLVVRKLLHSNSRYIKVILMSATINCREFAEYFGTPIRSQMNPAYVFEVEGAPYAIEEFYLEDLCSLIPYRVDTRRPDDPYITVEMYNVAVSLIQSFDELEAKDQSSRTAREGGLSLPDRGSVLVFLPGLGEIHYMQEALSKLVRKRLQVYPLHSSVTLEEQNGVFLVPVPGYRKIILSTNIAESSVTVPDVKYVIDFCLARHMVCDKETHYQSLRLTWASKTNCNQRRGRAGRVSMGYCYRLVTKEFWRNEIPDYVVPEMVRAPLANIMLKVKLLDMGDPRSLLSTALSPPQLNDIERTILQLKEMGALSVGNDGQGQKRFDGELTFLGRILAHLPVDLHLGKMIVLGHVFGCLEECLIIAASLSLKSFFAMPSLQQLAGYRSKLSFAHGVQSDSIAFVNAFKAWHTSRSKGEFRHPKVAELYEDLKERTSQFNMHVIENPVPMDYASLHKQRFILQVVIAGAYYPNYFSQGEMDEELASKDLSGHDPKTTVLVRNLPPYSFLYYKQLQSLFRQCGQVKSIAFDGARGHVEFYRTTTRGSGVLPEVSLALLLAHQRHPLDIFVHPSDEVETFAGSRTICHMRYARVNVDFQNNSVYPVGLLSSTIDPDKLPSNPIFVVNITDVVEVGHFWGFQADDASMEKQRHLTAEINSHELCPVPVSLYPNLLCLAPFSEGDEQGLYYRAKILHVCGSSVEVFFLDFGNTSLVSCSCLRKLPADIMAHPFQAQEFQISGMRPSAQSMILGDQWSSRARNRFITLVNGHPLIVSLFSILHGIMRVELLINTDTVTSSVADIMMQEGHAIKAEESFESKQIHDVLVSLYKDLQDGTFTPNATSSSWKTSKEEEKQLIDSLLQSFAKTSQSSLKSKVRVHGPSSPHKVNFHSFSNVTNYRSVLIEKDSINSVALNDSPQDSHQRMLVAGSVSVSATGTQILLKETTLMPHIHGLPALITMLFTPATELRTNDERTSYTGALCGLGWNVQSQAAALPEHDMELAFDVKFDVEDITEINALRGAINRLVCEGPNGPLHLGPDRINTLQEDCRERLVSLFTKSPPREDLAPVYHEEPKQWNQVDPSQKMEIVQKEDGKSKGVLFQLHPVTLLNI, encoded by the exons ATGAAGAAAGCAATAACTGCAGAACAGATAACAGAATGGTTTACATTAGGGACCCATTTTGCTAACATTCTAATCACGGATGAAGTTCCAAAAGAAGTAAAGTTAGAGGAGTCATCAATACAGAG CCCTGCAAAAGCTTCCCAACAGCAGGGCAGTCCAAAGAGGTATGACTCGGATGGAGGACTGAGGAACAAGACAGGAAAGCCTGACTTTTTGGCGA GTTCACCTCCACCTCCATTGACCACTTATGAGTACCCCAGCTTGCCCATCACAaagaatagacaggag ATCATCTCTCTGATTGAAAACAACTCAGTGGTGATCATCCGTGGAGCCACAGGCAGTGGGAagactaccctgctgccccagttCATCCTGGACTACTACAGCGAGAAGAATGCCCCTTGTAACCTCGTGGTCACCCAGCCTCGCAAAATAGGCGCCAGCAGCATTGCCCGATGGGTTGCCAGAGAGCGCAAGTGCACCCTGGGTAGTCTGGTGGGATACCAG GTGGGCCTGGAGAAGATGGTCACTGAACACACAAGACTCATCTACATGACCACTGGGGTGCTGCTGCAGAAACTGGTCGGAGCAAAGAGCCTGACTGAGTACTCCCACATCTTCATAGATGAG GTCCATGAGCGGACAGAGGAGCTGGACTTCCTTCTATTGGTTGTGAGGAAGCTCCTCCATTCCAACTCTCGTTACATCAAG GTCATCCTCATGTCAGCCACCATCAACTGCAGGGAGTTTGCGGAGTACTTTGGCACCCCCATCCGCAGCCAGATGAACCCAGCCTATGTGTTTGAGGTGGAGGGGGCTCCCTACGCCATCGAGGAGTTCTACCTGGAGGACCTCTGCAGCCTGATTCCCtacagg GTGGATACCCGTCGTCCAGATGACCCTTACATCACTGTGGAGATGTACAACGTGGCTGTCAGCCTTATCCAGAGCTTTGACGAGCTAGAGGCCAAAGATCAGAG CAGTAGGACTGCGAGGGAGGGAGGCCTGTCTCTGCCAGACCGGGGCAGTGTGCTGGTGTTCCTCCCTGGTCTGGGTGAGATCCACTACATGCAGGAGGCTTTGTCCAAGCTGGTGCGCAAGAG ACTGCAGGTGTACCCACTCCACTCCTCTGTCACTCTGGAGGAGCAGAATGGGGTGTTTCTGGTGCCTGTCCCAGGATACAGGAAG ATCATCCTCTCCACCAACATTGCAGAGAGCTCTGTTACGGTCCCAGATGTCAAATATG TGATTGATTTCTGTCTGGCACGACACATGGTCTGTGACAAAGAGACCCATTACCAGTCCCTCCGCCTCACCTGGGCCTCCAAGACCAACTGCAACCAGCGTAGAG GCAGGGCTGGGCGAGTGTCTATGGGCTACTGTTACCGGCTGGTGACCAAGGAGTTCTGGAGGAATGAGATCCCAGACTATGTGGTTCCTGAGATGGTG CGTGCCCCCCTGGCTAACATCATGCTGAAGGTGAAGCTTCTCGACATGGGGGACCCccgctccctcctctccactgctctctcACCCCCCCAACTCAATGACATTGAGAGGACCATACTCCAGCTCAAAGAG atGGGTGCACTGTCTGTGGGGAACGATGGTCAAGGCCAGAAGCGTTTTGATGGAGAGCTGACGTTTCTGGGTCGGATCCTGGCTCACCTGCCTGTGGACCTGCACCTTGGGAAGATGATTGTGCTCGGCCACGTCTTTGGCTGTCTGGAGGAGTGCCTCATCATAG ccgcctctctgtctctgaagagCTTCTTTGCCATGCCCTCCCTGCAGCAGCTGGCAGGATACAG GAGCAAGCTGTCGTTCGCACACGGTGTGCAGAGTGATTCGATTGCTTTTGTCAACGCATTCAAGGCTTGGCACACGTCCAGAAGCAAAGGAGAGTTCAGGCATCCAAAG GTGGCCGAGCTCTATGAGGACCTGAAGGAGAGAACGTCCCAGTTCAACATGCACGTGATTGAGAACCCAGTGCCAATGGACTACGCCAGCCTTCACAAGCAGAGGTTCATCCTGCAG GTGGTTATCGCTGGTGCCTACTACCCTAACTACTTCTCTCAAGGGGAAATGGATGAAGAGCTGGCCTCCAAAGACCTGTCAGGCCATGATCCCAAAACAACAGTGCTG GTGAGAAACCTGCCTCCCTACAGTTTCCTGTACTACAAGCAACTGCAGTCCCTGTTCCGCCAGTGTGGCCAGGTCAAGTCCATAGCCTTCGATGGAGCCAG AGGGCATGTAGAGTTCTACCGGACGACTACTCGAGGGTCGGGGGTGCTCCCTGAGGTGTCACTGGCCCTCCTCTTGGCCCACCAGAGGCATCCTCTGGACATTTTTGTGCATCCCAGTGACGAGGTGGAGACCTTTGCGGGAAGCAGGACCATCTGCCACATGAGATACGCTCG TGTGAATGTGGACTTCCAGAACAACTCGGTCTACCCAGTGGGGTTGCTGAGCAGCACCATCGACCCAGACAAGCTGCCCTCTAATCCCATCTTCGTGGTCAACATCACAGAT GTGGTGGAGGTGGGCCACTTCTGGGGCTTCCAGGCGGATGATGCCAGCATGGAGAAGCAGCGCCATCTGACAGCGGAGATTAATTCTCATGAGCTGTGTCCAgttcctgtctccctctacccAAACCTGCTGTGCCTGGCACCTTTCTCTGAGGGCGACGAGCAGGGCCTCTACTACCGTGCCAAGATCCTGCATGTCTGCGGCAGCTCTGTGGAG GTTTTCTTTCTGGACTTTGGAAACACCAGTCTGGTGTCGTGTAGCTGCCTGAGGAAGCTACCTGCTGATATCATGGCCCACCCATTCCAG GCCCAGGAGTTCCAGATCTCTGGGATGCGTCCATCGGCCCAGTCCATGATCCTGGGGGACCAGTGGAGCAGCCGTGCCCGCAACCGCTTTATCACGTTGGTGAATGGCCACCCACTCATAGTCTCCCTGTTCTCCATCCTGCACGGCATCATGCGTGTGGAGCTGCTCATCAACACTGACACGGTCACCTCCAGCGTGGCTGACATCATGATGCAGGAGGGACACGCCATCAAGGCCGAGGAGAGCTTTGAGTCCAAG CAGATCCACGACGTGCTGGTGTCTCTGTACAAAGACCTGCAGGACGGCACGTTCACTCCCAACGCTACCAGCAGCTCCTGGAAGACTAGcaaggaggaagagaagcagcTAATTGACAGCCTGCTCCAGTCCTTTGCCAAGACCAGCCAGTCCTCTCTGAAGAGCAAG GTTCGTGTGCATGGCCCATCCAGTCCTCATAAAGTCAACTTCCACAGCTTTAGCAATGTCACCAACTACAG GTCGGTGCTCATAGAGAAGGACAGCATCAACTCCGTTGCGTTGAATGACAGTCCTCAGGACAGCCATCAGCGGATGCTGGTGGCTGGCTCCGTGTCTGTCAGTGCGACAG GCACACAGATTCTACTGAAGGAGACCACACTGATGCCTCACATCCACGGCCTGCCTGCACTCATCACCATGCTCTTCACCCCTGCCACAGAGCTACG CACCAACGACGAGAGGACCAGCTACACTGGTGCCCTCTGTGGTCTGGGGTGGAACGTCCAGTCTCAGGCAGCTGCCCTGCCTGAACATGACATGGAGCTCGCCTTTGATGTCAAATTCGATGTAGAGGACATCACTGAG ATCAATGCGTTGCGTGGTGCCATTAACCGTCTGGTGTGTGAGGGGCCCAACGGTCCTCTGCACCTGGGGCCTGACAGGATCAACACCCTGCAGGAGGACTGCCGCGAACGACTCGTCAGTCTGTTTACAAAGTCACCCCCTCGAGAAGACCTTGCTCCTGTGTACCATGAGGAACCAAAGCAATGGAACCAG GTGGATCCCAGTCAGAAGATGGAGATTGTCCAAAAGGAAGATGGAAAGAGCAAAGGGGTCCTGTTCCAGCTACACCCGGTCACACTGCTCAACATATGA
- the LOC124001127 gene encoding ATP-dependent RNA helicase TDRD9-like isoform X1 has product MKKAITAEQITEWFTLGTHFANILITDEVPKEVKLEESSIQSPAKASQQQGSPKRYDSDGGLRNKTGKPDFLASSPPPPLTTYEYPSLPITKNRQEIISLIENNSVVIIRGATGSGKTTLLPQFILDYYSEKNAPCNLVVTQPRKIGASSIARWVARERKCTLGSLVGYQVGLEKMVTEHTRLIYMTTGVLLQKLVGAKSLTEYSHIFIDEVHERTEELDFLLLVVRKLLHSNSRYIKVILMSATINCREFAEYFGTPIRSQMNPAYVFEVEGAPYAIEEFYLEDLCSLIPYRVDTRRPDDPYITVEMYNVAVSLIQSFDELEAKDQSSRTAREGGLSLPDRGSVLVFLPGLGEIHYMQEALSKLVRKRLQVYPLHSSVTLEEQNGVFLVPVPGYRKIILSTNIAESSVTVPDVKYVIDFCLARHMVCDKETHYQSLRLTWASKTNCNQRRGRAGRVSMGYCYRLVTKEFWRNEIPDYVVPEMVRAPLANIMLKVKLLDMGDPRSLLSTALSPPQLNDIERTILQLKEMGALSVGNDGQGQKRFDGELTFLGRILAHLPVDLHLGKMIVLGHVFGCLEECLIIAASLSLKSFFAMPSLQQLAGYRSKLSFAHGVQSDSIAFVNAFKAWHTSRSKGEFRHPKSELEWGKENCIQIKRIREVAELYEDLKERTSQFNMHVIENPVPMDYASLHKQRFILQVVIAGAYYPNYFSQGEMDEELASKDLSGHDPKTTVLVRNLPPYSFLYYKQLQSLFRQCGQVKSIAFDGARGHVEFYRTTTRGSGVLPEVSLALLLAHQRHPLDIFVHPSDEVETFAGSRTICHMRYARVNVDFQNNSVYPVGLLSSTIDPDKLPSNPIFVVNITDVVEVGHFWGFQADDASMEKQRHLTAEINSHELCPVPVSLYPNLLCLAPFSEGDEQGLYYRAKILHVCGSSVEVFFLDFGNTSLVSCSCLRKLPADIMAHPFQAQEFQISGMRPSAQSMILGDQWSSRARNRFITLVNGHPLIVSLFSILHGIMRVELLINTDTVTSSVADIMMQEGHAIKAEESFESKQIHDVLVSLYKDLQDGTFTPNATSSSWKTSKEEEKQLIDSLLQSFAKTSQSSLKSKVRVHGPSSPHKVNFHSFSNVTNYRSVLIEKDSINSVALNDSPQDSHQRMLVAGSVSVSATGTQILLKETTLMPHIHGLPALITMLFTPATELRTNDERTSYTGALCGLGWNVQSQAAALPEHDMELAFDVKFDVEDITEINALRGAINRLVCEGPNGPLHLGPDRINTLQEDCRERLVSLFTKSPPREDLAPVYHEEPKQWNQVDPSQKMEIVQKEDGKSKGVLFQLHPVTLLNI; this is encoded by the exons ATGAAGAAAGCAATAACTGCAGAACAGATAACAGAATGGTTTACATTAGGGACCCATTTTGCTAACATTCTAATCACGGATGAAGTTCCAAAAGAAGTAAAGTTAGAGGAGTCATCAATACAGAG CCCTGCAAAAGCTTCCCAACAGCAGGGCAGTCCAAAGAGGTATGACTCGGATGGAGGACTGAGGAACAAGACAGGAAAGCCTGACTTTTTGGCGA GTTCACCTCCACCTCCATTGACCACTTATGAGTACCCCAGCTTGCCCATCACAaagaatagacaggag ATCATCTCTCTGATTGAAAACAACTCAGTGGTGATCATCCGTGGAGCCACAGGCAGTGGGAagactaccctgctgccccagttCATCCTGGACTACTACAGCGAGAAGAATGCCCCTTGTAACCTCGTGGTCACCCAGCCTCGCAAAATAGGCGCCAGCAGCATTGCCCGATGGGTTGCCAGAGAGCGCAAGTGCACCCTGGGTAGTCTGGTGGGATACCAG GTGGGCCTGGAGAAGATGGTCACTGAACACACAAGACTCATCTACATGACCACTGGGGTGCTGCTGCAGAAACTGGTCGGAGCAAAGAGCCTGACTGAGTACTCCCACATCTTCATAGATGAG GTCCATGAGCGGACAGAGGAGCTGGACTTCCTTCTATTGGTTGTGAGGAAGCTCCTCCATTCCAACTCTCGTTACATCAAG GTCATCCTCATGTCAGCCACCATCAACTGCAGGGAGTTTGCGGAGTACTTTGGCACCCCCATCCGCAGCCAGATGAACCCAGCCTATGTGTTTGAGGTGGAGGGGGCTCCCTACGCCATCGAGGAGTTCTACCTGGAGGACCTCTGCAGCCTGATTCCCtacagg GTGGATACCCGTCGTCCAGATGACCCTTACATCACTGTGGAGATGTACAACGTGGCTGTCAGCCTTATCCAGAGCTTTGACGAGCTAGAGGCCAAAGATCAGAG CAGTAGGACTGCGAGGGAGGGAGGCCTGTCTCTGCCAGACCGGGGCAGTGTGCTGGTGTTCCTCCCTGGTCTGGGTGAGATCCACTACATGCAGGAGGCTTTGTCCAAGCTGGTGCGCAAGAG ACTGCAGGTGTACCCACTCCACTCCTCTGTCACTCTGGAGGAGCAGAATGGGGTGTTTCTGGTGCCTGTCCCAGGATACAGGAAG ATCATCCTCTCCACCAACATTGCAGAGAGCTCTGTTACGGTCCCAGATGTCAAATATG TGATTGATTTCTGTCTGGCACGACACATGGTCTGTGACAAAGAGACCCATTACCAGTCCCTCCGCCTCACCTGGGCCTCCAAGACCAACTGCAACCAGCGTAGAG GCAGGGCTGGGCGAGTGTCTATGGGCTACTGTTACCGGCTGGTGACCAAGGAGTTCTGGAGGAATGAGATCCCAGACTATGTGGTTCCTGAGATGGTG CGTGCCCCCCTGGCTAACATCATGCTGAAGGTGAAGCTTCTCGACATGGGGGACCCccgctccctcctctccactgctctctcACCCCCCCAACTCAATGACATTGAGAGGACCATACTCCAGCTCAAAGAG atGGGTGCACTGTCTGTGGGGAACGATGGTCAAGGCCAGAAGCGTTTTGATGGAGAGCTGACGTTTCTGGGTCGGATCCTGGCTCACCTGCCTGTGGACCTGCACCTTGGGAAGATGATTGTGCTCGGCCACGTCTTTGGCTGTCTGGAGGAGTGCCTCATCATAG ccgcctctctgtctctgaagagCTTCTTTGCCATGCCCTCCCTGCAGCAGCTGGCAGGATACAG GAGCAAGCTGTCGTTCGCACACGGTGTGCAGAGTGATTCGATTGCTTTTGTCAACGCATTCAAGGCTTGGCACACGTCCAGAAGCAAAGGAGAGTTCAGGCATCCAAAG TCCGAGCTGGAGTGGGGCAAGGAGAACTGCATCCAGATCAAGAGGATCagagag GTGGCCGAGCTCTATGAGGACCTGAAGGAGAGAACGTCCCAGTTCAACATGCACGTGATTGAGAACCCAGTGCCAATGGACTACGCCAGCCTTCACAAGCAGAGGTTCATCCTGCAG GTGGTTATCGCTGGTGCCTACTACCCTAACTACTTCTCTCAAGGGGAAATGGATGAAGAGCTGGCCTCCAAAGACCTGTCAGGCCATGATCCCAAAACAACAGTGCTG GTGAGAAACCTGCCTCCCTACAGTTTCCTGTACTACAAGCAACTGCAGTCCCTGTTCCGCCAGTGTGGCCAGGTCAAGTCCATAGCCTTCGATGGAGCCAG AGGGCATGTAGAGTTCTACCGGACGACTACTCGAGGGTCGGGGGTGCTCCCTGAGGTGTCACTGGCCCTCCTCTTGGCCCACCAGAGGCATCCTCTGGACATTTTTGTGCATCCCAGTGACGAGGTGGAGACCTTTGCGGGAAGCAGGACCATCTGCCACATGAGATACGCTCG TGTGAATGTGGACTTCCAGAACAACTCGGTCTACCCAGTGGGGTTGCTGAGCAGCACCATCGACCCAGACAAGCTGCCCTCTAATCCCATCTTCGTGGTCAACATCACAGAT GTGGTGGAGGTGGGCCACTTCTGGGGCTTCCAGGCGGATGATGCCAGCATGGAGAAGCAGCGCCATCTGACAGCGGAGATTAATTCTCATGAGCTGTGTCCAgttcctgtctccctctacccAAACCTGCTGTGCCTGGCACCTTTCTCTGAGGGCGACGAGCAGGGCCTCTACTACCGTGCCAAGATCCTGCATGTCTGCGGCAGCTCTGTGGAG GTTTTCTTTCTGGACTTTGGAAACACCAGTCTGGTGTCGTGTAGCTGCCTGAGGAAGCTACCTGCTGATATCATGGCCCACCCATTCCAG GCCCAGGAGTTCCAGATCTCTGGGATGCGTCCATCGGCCCAGTCCATGATCCTGGGGGACCAGTGGAGCAGCCGTGCCCGCAACCGCTTTATCACGTTGGTGAATGGCCACCCACTCATAGTCTCCCTGTTCTCCATCCTGCACGGCATCATGCGTGTGGAGCTGCTCATCAACACTGACACGGTCACCTCCAGCGTGGCTGACATCATGATGCAGGAGGGACACGCCATCAAGGCCGAGGAGAGCTTTGAGTCCAAG CAGATCCACGACGTGCTGGTGTCTCTGTACAAAGACCTGCAGGACGGCACGTTCACTCCCAACGCTACCAGCAGCTCCTGGAAGACTAGcaaggaggaagagaagcagcTAATTGACAGCCTGCTCCAGTCCTTTGCCAAGACCAGCCAGTCCTCTCTGAAGAGCAAG GTTCGTGTGCATGGCCCATCCAGTCCTCATAAAGTCAACTTCCACAGCTTTAGCAATGTCACCAACTACAG GTCGGTGCTCATAGAGAAGGACAGCATCAACTCCGTTGCGTTGAATGACAGTCCTCAGGACAGCCATCAGCGGATGCTGGTGGCTGGCTCCGTGTCTGTCAGTGCGACAG GCACACAGATTCTACTGAAGGAGACCACACTGATGCCTCACATCCACGGCCTGCCTGCACTCATCACCATGCTCTTCACCCCTGCCACAGAGCTACG CACCAACGACGAGAGGACCAGCTACACTGGTGCCCTCTGTGGTCTGGGGTGGAACGTCCAGTCTCAGGCAGCTGCCCTGCCTGAACATGACATGGAGCTCGCCTTTGATGTCAAATTCGATGTAGAGGACATCACTGAG ATCAATGCGTTGCGTGGTGCCATTAACCGTCTGGTGTGTGAGGGGCCCAACGGTCCTCTGCACCTGGGGCCTGACAGGATCAACACCCTGCAGGAGGACTGCCGCGAACGACTCGTCAGTCTGTTTACAAAGTCACCCCCTCGAGAAGACCTTGCTCCTGTGTACCATGAGGAACCAAAGCAATGGAACCAG GTGGATCCCAGTCAGAAGATGGAGATTGTCCAAAAGGAAGATGGAAAGAGCAAAGGGGTCCTGTTCCAGCTACACCCGGTCACACTGCTCAACATATGA
- the LOC124001129 gene encoding protein RD3-like, whose protein sequence is MPLFSWMKWLRAREKAQDEGASTGLSPSCTLIRELLWHVEERECMAREVEQEHKLTHNTTGYPHWLHSYPSLRTLIPASERRQLELLCAQIHPMHTATVLSRFRDVLASNKILPWELVYVFKQVLRDFLNKEEGEEEEDHMPEPELLGPMEAWTNRYQMKQGFVTPTVPNCGEPQREEIPTISGYVDRTMRGSYPFTAHRVWDLPYYYPVPHNSTEAYSTPL, encoded by the exons ATGCCCCTGTTCAGCTGGATGAAATGGTTGCGTGCACGAGAAAAGGCGCAGGATGAAGGGGCGTCCACAGGGTTATCACCCAGCTGCACACTGATCAGGGAGCTGCTGTGGCacgtggaggagagggagtgcaTGGCGCGGGAGGTGGAGCAGGAACACAAGCTGACCCACAACACCACAGGATACCCCCACTGGCTCCACAGCTACCCCAGTTTACGCACACTAATCCCCGCATCGGAGCGCCGCCAGCTGGAGCTCTTGTGTGCCCAGATCCACCCTATGCACACCGCTACAGTGCTCTCCAG GTTCCGTGACGTGCTGGCCAGCAACAAGATCCTGCCCTGGGAGCTTGTGTACGTCTTCAAGCAGGTGCTGAGAGACTTCCTCAATAAAGAggaaggggaagaagaggaggatcaCATGCCGGAGCCAGAACTGCTTGGGCCAATGGAGGCCTGGACCAACAGATACCAAATGAAGCAGGGATTTGTCACACCTACTGTGCCCAACTGTGGTGAGCCCCAGAGAGAAGAGATCCCAACCATCTCTGGCTATGTGGACCGTACCATGAGAGGCTCTTATCCTTTCACTGCCCATAGGGTCTGGGACCTTCCCTACTACTACCCAGTGCCACACAACTCCACAGAAGCCTACAGCACCCCACTGTGA
- the LOC124001128 gene encoding reticulon-1-A-like isoform X2, translated as MQSTADGTKKECSWSSWKGQAIDLLYWRNVKQSGAVFGSVLLLLFSLTQFSVVSVGAYLTLAALSASISFRIYKSVLQAVQKTDEGHPFKSYLEVEISLSQDQIGNYADKALLYANTCMKELRRLFLVQDLIDSLKFAVLMWLLTYVGALFNGLTLLILAVVSMFSMPIVYEKHQAQIDQYVGLIRTQVNSVVGKIQAKIPGAKRKEE; from the exons CCATTGACCTGCTCTACTGGAGGAACGTGAAGCAGTCTGGAGCTGTGTTTGGCAGCGTGCTCCTGCTGCTCTTCTCTCTGACCCAGTTCAGTGTGGTCAGTGTGGGAGCCTACTTAACCCTGGCCGCCCTCTCTGCCAGCATCAGCTTCAGGATCTACAAGTCTGTGCTTCAGGCTGTGCAGAAGACCGATGAAGGACACCCGTTCAA ATCCTATCTGGAAGTGGAGATCTCCCTGTCCCAGGATCAGATTGGTAATTATGCTGACAAGGCTTTGCTCTACGCCAACACCTGTATGAAGGAGCTCCGTAGGCTTTTCCTGGTCCAGGACCTCATCGACTCACTGAAG TTTGCTGTGCTGATGTGGCTGCTGACCTATGTGGGCGCCCTCTTCAATGGCCTGACTCTGCTTATTCTAG CCGTGGTGTCCATGTTTAGCATGCCCATTGTCTATGAGAAACACCAG GCACAGATTGACCAATATGTTGGACTAATACGGACCCAAGTGAACTCCGTAGTGGGGAA GATCCAGGCGAAGATCCCCGGGGCCAAGCGAAAGGAAGAGTAG
- the LOC124001128 gene encoding reticulon-1-A-like isoform X3, whose product MGAAAIDLLYWRNVKQSGAVFGSVLLLLFSLTQFSVVSVGAYLTLAALSASISFRIYKSVLQAVQKTDEGHPFKSYLEVEISLSQDQIGNYADKALLYANTCMKELRRLFLVQDLIDSLKFAVLMWLLTYVGALFNGLTLLILAVVSMFSMPIVYEKHQAQIDQYVGLIRTQVNSVVGKIQAKIPGAKRKEE is encoded by the exons ATGGGAGCCgcag CCATTGACCTGCTCTACTGGAGGAACGTGAAGCAGTCTGGAGCTGTGTTTGGCAGCGTGCTCCTGCTGCTCTTCTCTCTGACCCAGTTCAGTGTGGTCAGTGTGGGAGCCTACTTAACCCTGGCCGCCCTCTCTGCCAGCATCAGCTTCAGGATCTACAAGTCTGTGCTTCAGGCTGTGCAGAAGACCGATGAAGGACACCCGTTCAA ATCCTATCTGGAAGTGGAGATCTCCCTGTCCCAGGATCAGATTGGTAATTATGCTGACAAGGCTTTGCTCTACGCCAACACCTGTATGAAGGAGCTCCGTAGGCTTTTCCTGGTCCAGGACCTCATCGACTCACTGAAG TTTGCTGTGCTGATGTGGCTGCTGACCTATGTGGGCGCCCTCTTCAATGGCCTGACTCTGCTTATTCTAG CCGTGGTGTCCATGTTTAGCATGCCCATTGTCTATGAGAAACACCAG GCACAGATTGACCAATATGTTGGACTAATACGGACCCAAGTGAACTCCGTAGTGGGGAA GATCCAGGCGAAGATCCCCGGGGCCAAGCGAAAGGAAGAGTAG